In Bacteroidia bacterium, one genomic interval encodes:
- a CDS encoding choice-of-anchor B family protein, with protein MKKFFTLLFAVGFTTAVNAQNFNISLLGTLPYPNDDLANIGGWVSPSGEEYALVGSESGLSIVDVSNPANPTEVVLVPGPQSQWREVKTYDHYAYVTTEGGGGLQIVDLSQLPNAAPAIDWTGNGAISGQLDNIHSLHIEDGYVYLHGSNLFQGATIIADIGTNPLSPNYVGHTPGAYVHDGFARGNYYFGCHIYNGDFTIYDITNKANPIPLGIKVTPGQFTHNAWLSTNSQYLFTTDEVSDSYLTAYDISNPANIIEMDRIQITPGSGSIVHNTHIIQKNGADYAVTSWYKDGVVITDVTRPQNMVNVGWYDTYTQGAGDGFSGDWGVYPYLPSGNLVVSDINNGLFVLGPTYQRACYLEGVVTDSVTGNPIFNATVKVLTTNITKNTKANGEYKTGTANAGSYNVEVSAAGYFTKTINGVSLTNGNVTQLDVQLSPLASTSLSGQVVEAITGNPIPNAMVTIQDSALEYNTTADALGNFTIPSMVIGNYQVVAGSWGHRTTCFNSNIMLNPAPLVITLYKGYYDDFSFDFGWTITGTTQNLWERGVPHGTPAVFGPGFANPDADDQTDCLNQAYITDNNPNASSSGSNDVDDGYTLLTSPVFDPTYLTNPTVNYSRWFYNAGGNSNPNDTLIIRISNGTTNVVLETVRASTPGMGSWVPQSFNLNGLIPVTSTMQISVYTADQAMTGHVVEGGFDKFEVTGTVGIPSLNLAANSLASSPNPFDNESILSIGENGGTLSITDITGKMVETLKVQKNEKILIGKNFKKGVYLVKLVSDKGAISSIKLIKTGE; from the coding sequence ATGAAAAAATTCTTCACACTTCTATTTGCTGTAGGTTTTACCACAGCAGTTAATGCACAAAATTTCAATATTTCTTTACTCGGCACATTGCCTTACCCTAATGACGACCTTGCTAATATTGGCGGATGGGTATCGCCATCGGGTGAAGAATATGCGCTTGTAGGATCAGAATCCGGACTCTCTATTGTGGATGTCAGCAATCCTGCAAACCCAACTGAAGTAGTTTTAGTTCCCGGACCACAGTCACAGTGGCGTGAAGTAAAAACCTACGACCATTATGCTTATGTAACTACCGAAGGAGGTGGCGGACTGCAAATTGTTGACCTCTCTCAACTTCCTAATGCAGCACCTGCTATTGACTGGACAGGTAATGGAGCCATCAGTGGTCAGTTGGATAATATTCACTCCCTGCATATTGAAGATGGCTATGTTTATCTGCATGGTTCAAATTTATTTCAGGGTGCAACAATCATTGCCGACATTGGCACAAACCCTTTAAGTCCTAATTATGTTGGCCATACCCCTGGTGCCTATGTGCATGATGGCTTTGCCAGAGGGAATTATTATTTTGGTTGTCACATTTACAACGGTGATTTTACAATTTATGATATTACCAATAAGGCCAACCCCATACCACTAGGCATTAAAGTAACTCCCGGACAGTTTACTCACAATGCATGGCTGTCCACCAATAGTCAGTATTTGTTTACTACCGATGAAGTTTCTGATTCTTATCTGACAGCTTATGATATTTCTAATCCTGCCAACATTATTGAAATGGACAGAATACAAATTACTCCGGGCTCTGGATCTATCGTACACAATACACACATCATTCAAAAAAATGGTGCTGATTATGCTGTTACTTCATGGTATAAAGATGGTGTAGTTATTACAGATGTTACACGTCCGCAAAACATGGTTAACGTTGGATGGTATGACACCTATACACAAGGTGCAGGCGATGGTTTTAGTGGCGACTGGGGAGTTTATCCATATTTACCCTCAGGTAATTTAGTTGTTTCTGACATTAATAATGGCTTGTTTGTTTTAGGACCTACTTATCAGCGTGCCTGTTATCTTGAAGGTGTTGTGACCGATTCAGTTACAGGCAACCCCATTTTTAATGCAACGGTAAAAGTTCTTACCACAAACATCACCAAAAACACAAAAGCAAACGGAGAATATAAAACCGGAACAGCAAATGCAGGTAGTTATAATGTTGAAGTTTCTGCAGCAGGTTACTTTACCAAAACAATTAACGGTGTTTCTCTCACCAATGGAAATGTAACACAACTTGATGTTCAGTTGTCGCCACTTGCATCAACATCACTAAGTGGACAGGTAGTTGAAGCCATAACAGGAAATCCAATACCTAATGCAATGGTTACAATTCAGGATAGTGCATTGGAGTATAATACTACTGCCGATGCCTTAGGCAATTTTACTATTCCTTCAATGGTAATTGGTAACTATCAGGTTGTAGCCGGAAGCTGGGGACATCGTACCACTTGTTTCAACTCAAACATCATGCTTAACCCTGCACCATTGGTTATTACTTTGTATAAAGGTTATTATGATGACTTTTCATTTGATTTCGGATGGACAATAACAGGCACTACACAAAATCTCTGGGAAAGAGGTGTACCGCATGGAACACCCGCTGTATTTGGACCAGGCTTTGCCAACCCTGATGCCGATGATCAAACAGATTGTCTGAATCAGGCTTATATTACCGATAACAATCCAAATGCATCTTCATCGGGCTCTAACGATGTTGATGATGGTTATACTTTATTGACATCTCCGGTTTTTGACCCAACCTATCTTACTAATCCAACAGTAAATTATTCACGTTGGTTTTATAATGCCGGTGGAAATTCAAACCCCAATGACACTTTGATAATTCGCATTTCAAATGGCACTACTAATGTTGTTTTGGAAACAGTTCGTGCTTCAACTCCCGGCATGGGAAGCTGGGTACCACAATCATTCAATTTAAACGGACTGATTCCTGTTACCAGCACCATGCAAATTAGTGTTTACACTGCCGATCAGGCAATGACAGGGCACGTGGTTGAAGGTGGTTTTGATAAATTTGAAGTTACCGGAACTGTTGGCATACCATCATTAAATTTGGCTGCAAACAGTTTGGCATCCAGTCCTAATCCATTTGACAATGAATCTATACTATCCATTGGCGAAAACGGTGGCACTTTAAGCATTACAGATATTACCGGCAAAATGGTTGAAACGCTGAAAGTTCAAAAAAATGAGAAGATTTTAATCGGAAAGAACTTCAAAAAAGGTGTTTACCTTGTCAAATTAGTGTCTGATAAAGGCGCAATATCAAGTATAAAATTAATCAAAACAGGAGAGTAA
- a CDS encoding discoidin domain-containing protein → MKKIYLLLIGVFALNFSQACDTTAIAKTQWTVSYVDSEELVGEGPNNGHATHCIDNDTATFWHTKWQGITTPYPHEIQINLGAVYPVNGFSFLTRDNNTGGRVKNFHVYLSNDSITWGSPQAAGVLIYPNPTSGVQQTAAIYFGAVNAQYIRLVFDSSYSGIHVMCAELNVFQDLSCGATGQNNQIISLNPVPKQSTVSTPITLTGTTTSGLPITYSIVSGPATINGDTLTLTGATGTVMVQAYQAGNALYYPANAQLSFDVIDLTTYFPTVSSKLTGDYDLEMPQLYPYLLHTNASIAEPTLLSIASVEYNINGVVLNTIYNDGDYQAWWTPPAYGNYTIYVTATGNNGNTDVDTINLNVTNTFATQNAQTITNGVIDMGTIGSQWFYGTYTLPQSVGVYDSIVANLYISCPAVPGGCDDWDRLAWVEFKAPNGEWMELFRYITPYRVACNHQIDVTDYASVLQGEIELRMYIETWGTGGWQINLDFDYYASPPAYLYSTIEQLWKGNYNFGNPLNLQPMDTVVIKPYSNVSKATFRLVTTGHGWGSNNTGNAAEFYHAIHDLKINNVATFTQDLWTDCNPNPDGCTGQQGTWQYNRAGWCPGTIPKPYFYDLTPYLSQAPFNFEYIFQTSYQDICHPNNPACVSGVTCANCNDGYNPSYRIGGYLIRYSNLPLVLGVQSHNPESELSLNFDIYPNPASGFFYLVPENKFGNTVCSIHNISGETLKTYYFNTSEQLSAYSFNLSGLSKGVYFVRLQSEKNITTKKIMLQ, encoded by the coding sequence ATGAAAAAAATATACCTGCTTCTTATCGGTGTTTTTGCATTAAATTTTTCGCAAGCCTGCGACACTACAGCCATTGCTAAAACTCAATGGACAGTAAGCTATGTAGACAGCGAAGAACTTGTAGGCGAAGGACCTAATAATGGTCATGCCACACATTGTATTGACAACGACACTGCTACCTTCTGGCATACCAAATGGCAGGGAATAACTACTCCATATCCTCATGAAATTCAAATCAACCTAGGTGCTGTTTATCCTGTTAATGGTTTTAGTTTTTTAACACGTGACAACAACACCGGTGGAAGAGTAAAAAATTTTCATGTTTATCTGAGTAACGATAGCATCACATGGGGTAGTCCACAAGCTGCCGGTGTTTTAATTTATCCAAATCCTACAAGCGGTGTACAACAGACGGCTGCAATCTATTTTGGTGCCGTTAATGCACAGTACATCAGGTTAGTTTTCGACTCAAGCTATTCCGGCATTCATGTGATGTGTGCAGAACTCAACGTATTTCAGGATTTGAGCTGCGGTGCTACCGGTCAAAACAATCAAATTATTTCACTAAATCCGGTGCCTAAGCAATCTACGGTTTCAACACCAATTACTTTAACAGGCACCACAACATCAGGACTGCCTATCACCTACTCTATTGTATCAGGTCCGGCAACAATCAATGGTGATACACTGACTTTGACAGGCGCAACAGGCACTGTAATGGTGCAAGCCTATCAGGCTGGAAATGCCTTATACTATCCCGCTAATGCACAACTATCTTTTGATGTGATTGATTTAACTACCTACTTTCCAACTGTAAGCAGCAAACTTACCGGTGATTATGACTTGGAAATGCCGCAACTTTACCCCTATCTGCTGCACACCAACGCCAGCATTGCCGAACCTACTTTATTATCCATTGCCTCGGTAGAATACAATATCAACGGAGTAGTCTTAAACACCATTTACAACGATGGCGACTATCAGGCATGGTGGACGCCCCCTGCCTATGGCAACTACACCATTTACGTTACTGCAACAGGCAACAACGGAAACACCGATGTGGATACCATTAACCTGAATGTCACCAATACTTTCGCAACACAAAATGCACAAACCATCACCAACGGTGTCATTGATATGGGCACCATTGGCTCGCAATGGTTTTATGGCACCTATACGCTGCCACAATCAGTAGGCGTATATGATAGCATTGTTGCCAACCTGTACATCAGCTGCCCTGCAGTGCCCGGAGGCTGCGATGACTGGGATCGTTTAGCATGGGTAGAATTTAAGGCCCCTAATGGTGAATGGATGGAGTTGTTTCGTTATATAACACCCTATCGTGTAGCCTGCAACCATCAGATTGATGTTACCGATTACGCATCGGTATTACAAGGCGAAATTGAACTGCGTATGTACATTGAAACCTGGGGAACAGGAGGATGGCAAATAAATCTTGACTTTGATTATTACGCTTCACCGCCTGCATATCTATACTCAACCATTGAACAACTTTGGAAAGGCAACTACAACTTTGGCAACCCACTCAATTTACAACCTATGGATACTGTTGTCATAAAACCCTATTCTAATGTATCAAAGGCTACGTTCAGATTAGTAACCACCGGACATGGCTGGGGTAGCAACAATACAGGTAATGCAGCTGAGTTCTACCATGCTATTCACGATTTAAAAATAAACAATGTAGCCACATTTACTCAGGATTTATGGACAGACTGCAACCCCAACCCTGATGGCTGTACAGGACAGCAAGGCACCTGGCAATACAACCGCGCAGGATGGTGCCCAGGAACAATTCCCAAACCTTACTTCTATGATTTAACCCCCTATTTATCGCAAGCACCTTTTAACTTCGAATATATTTTCCAAACCAGCTATCAGGATATCTGTCATCCCAACAACCCGGCATGTGTGTCGGGAGTTACCTGTGCCAATTGTAATGATGGCTACAATCCTTCTTATCGCATCGGTGGTTATTTGATTCGTTATAGTAATTTACCCTTAGTGTTAGGTGTTCAAAGCCATAATCCGGAATCTGAACTTAGTTTAAACTTTGATATTTATCCAAACCCCGCCAGCGGATTCTTTTATCTGGTTCCTGAAAATAAATTTGGTAATACGGTATGTTCCATACACAACATAAGTGGTGAAACATTAAAAACTTACTATTTCAACACTTCAGAACAACTCTCTGCATATTCATTCAACCTATCGGGTCTAAGCAAAGGTGTTTATTTTGTCAGGTTGCAATCAGAGAAAAATATAACGACAAAAAAAATAATGCTTCAATAG
- a CDS encoding purine-nucleoside phosphorylase yields MLEKIKATAEFISKTTGFTPKTGIILGSGLGGLVKEIEIEKELNYADIPGFPVSTVKGHGNKLIFGTLNGVKVVAMQGRFHFYEGYSMQEVAMPVRVMKFLGIKNIILSNASGGVNPKYKVGDLMILDDHINLMGTNPLIGPNNDDLGPRFPDMGEPYDKTMIKAAKAIADKHGFTCHTGVYAAVTGPTFETRAEYKYIKYIGADCVGMSTVPENIVARHMNLPVFAISIITDLGGSDEPEFITHEEVLKVANAAEQKMTIIIKELITQ; encoded by the coding sequence ATGTTGGAAAAAATCAAAGCAACAGCTGAGTTTATCAGCAAAACCACAGGCTTTACTCCGAAGACAGGAATTATTTTAGGATCGGGTCTTGGAGGATTAGTAAAAGAAATTGAAATTGAAAAAGAATTAAACTATGCCGACATTCCGGGCTTTCCGGTTTCAACAGTAAAAGGTCATGGCAACAAACTTATTTTCGGGACATTAAACGGAGTAAAGGTAGTAGCTATGCAAGGGCGTTTCCATTTTTATGAAGGATACTCCATGCAGGAAGTAGCAATGCCTGTCAGAGTGATGAAATTTCTTGGAATAAAAAATATTATTCTATCCAACGCAAGTGGCGGTGTTAATCCAAAATATAAAGTAGGCGATTTGATGATATTGGATGATCATATAAATCTGATGGGTACCAACCCATTGATTGGACCTAACAATGATGATTTAGGCCCACGTTTTCCTGACATGGGTGAACCTTATGACAAAACAATGATTAAAGCTGCAAAAGCCATTGCAGACAAACATGGCTTTACCTGCCACACAGGAGTTTATGCTGCGGTTACAGGACCAACGTTTGAAACACGGGCAGAATACAAATACATTAAATACATCGGTGCCGATTGTGTGGGCATGTCAACAGTACCTGAAAACATTGTTGCACGTCACATGAACCTGCCTGTTTTTGCCATCTCCATTATTACTGACCTGGGAGGAAGTGATGAACCTGAATTTATCACTCACGAAGAAGTTTTGAAAGTTGCCAATGCAGCAGAACAGAAGATGACCATCATTATTAAAGAACTTATTACACAATAA
- the lpxK gene encoding tetraacyldisaccharide 4'-kinase, with the protein MKSLRILLLPFSWLYGMVVLLRNFLFDIGLLKSRTVNLPVICIGNLNTGGTGKTPHTEYLLSVLSNFKTAVVSRGYGRNTKGIAEVQINSEAKETGDEPLQIKRKFQSVPFIVSEKRSEGIDYLLEHYPQTEVVLLDDAFQHRSVKAGLNLLLTQFNDLFINDYLLPAGNLREPVLSSSRADVIIVTKCPSTITTEQKKSIISQLPAKPVFFSSFQYGNLQSLNSDKKLNLSELSAYEILLITGIASNKNLLHFLSAHSRKTIVLTFKDHHNYCAKDFKNITVVFNNLASEKKIIVVTEKDAVKFNSSEIKPLILNLPVYSIPVTVVINENEIKFLDIVKSYVGKNQSNS; encoded by the coding sequence ATGAAGTCGTTGCGCATTTTACTCCTTCCTTTTTCGTGGCTGTACGGAATGGTTGTTTTGTTGCGTAATTTTCTATTCGACATCGGGCTTCTTAAAAGCCGTACTGTAAATCTTCCTGTAATATGTATTGGTAACCTCAACACAGGAGGTACAGGCAAAACACCTCATACAGAATATTTGCTTTCTGTGTTGAGTAATTTCAAAACAGCTGTTGTTTCTCGCGGTTATGGTCGTAACACTAAAGGCATTGCCGAAGTGCAAATAAACAGTGAAGCAAAAGAAACCGGTGATGAACCATTACAGATTAAACGCAAATTTCAATCTGTGCCTTTCATTGTTAGTGAAAAAAGAAGTGAAGGCATTGATTATCTTTTAGAACATTATCCGCAGACAGAAGTAGTCTTGCTTGATGATGCATTTCAACATCGTAGTGTAAAAGCCGGGCTGAATCTGCTACTTACACAATTTAACGACCTATTTATTAATGATTATTTATTACCTGCAGGAAATCTTCGCGAACCTGTATTATCATCATCAAGAGCAGATGTGATTATTGTTACCAAATGCCCATCAACAATAACAACAGAACAAAAAAAGTCAATCATCAGTCAACTACCTGCAAAACCTGTTTTTTTCAGTTCGTTTCAATATGGAAATCTTCAATCACTTAATAGTGATAAAAAACTAAACTTATCAGAATTGTCAGCGTATGAAATTTTGTTAATAACGGGAATTGCTTCCAATAAAAATCTTCTCCATTTTCTGAGTGCTCATAGCAGAAAAACCATAGTGTTAACCTTTAAAGACCACCATAATTATTGTGCAAAAGATTTTAAAAACATCACTGTAGTTTTTAATAATTTAGCCTCTGAAAAAAAAATAATTGTCGTTACAGAAAAAGATGCTGTAAAATTCAACAGCAGTGAAATAAAACCACTCATTTTGAATCTTCCGGTATATTCAATTCCTGTTACAGTTGTAATCAATGAAAACGAAATAAAATTTTTAGATATAGTAAAATCGTATGTTGGAAAAAATCAAAGCAACAGCTGA
- a CDS encoding DNA gyrase/topoisomerase IV subunit A, with amino-acid sequence MSKKDIKPVKTSVNSIVEQPATHISNMYQTWFLDYASYVILERAVPYLDDGLKPVQRRILHSMWEMEDGRYNKVANIIGNTMKYHPHGDASIGDALIQIGQRDLLIDMQGNWGNIYTGDAAAASRYIEARLSKFALDVVYNPKTTVWQLSYDGRNKEPVSLPVKFPLLLASGIEGIAVGLACKILPHNFCELIQGSIDILRNKKTNILPDFATGGIADFKNYNEGLRGGRIKVRAVIEQKDKKTLLIKQIPFGTTTSSLIDSILSANDKGKIKVKKVEDNTAAEVEIAIYLHPDSSEDIEKTKEALYAFTDCELSIAPNSCVIRDGKPEFLNVNDILKESTYNTLELLKRELEIELSELMEDWHFSSLEKIFIENRIYRKIEECETWEAVIQAIDKGLNPFKKLLKREVTQDDIVKLTEIKIKRISKFDAKKADEHIKALNDKIKVVKDNLKNLIPFAIAYFKELLKKYGKGKERKTVISEEGFEQIEVRKVVINNAKLYVNREEGFAGFGLKKDELVCECSDIDDVLAITGDGKFVVNRISDKSYYGKDIRFIKVFEKNDENTVYNMVYRDGPRGDLFIKRFTIGGITREKIYDLTKGTENSKIIYLSISGTDNAPTIQIVLKPRPKLKNTIFNVNFNEMLIKNRSAVGNILTKFPVHKISEVSKGRSESSAMKSAEPSKKNDKESEPELFEFTKEKSNTEQVKTPTQKVQMKMEI; translated from the coding sequence ATGAGCAAAAAAGATATTAAACCTGTAAAAACTTCCGTTAACTCCATAGTCGAACAACCTGCTACACATATTTCAAATATGTATCAGACCTGGTTCTTAGATTATGCTTCGTATGTAATCCTCGAAAGAGCTGTCCCCTATCTCGATGACGGATTAAAACCCGTTCAGCGCAGAATCCTGCACAGCATGTGGGAAATGGAAGATGGCAGATACAATAAAGTAGCTAACATTATTGGTAACACCATGAAATATCATCCCCATGGAGATGCTTCAATTGGTGATGCACTGATTCAGATTGGTCAACGCGATTTGCTGATTGATATGCAGGGTAACTGGGGAAATATTTACACGGGCGATGCTGCTGCGGCCTCACGTTATATTGAAGCACGTTTATCAAAGTTTGCACTCGATGTGGTTTACAATCCTAAAACTACCGTTTGGCAGCTTTCATACGATGGCAGAAATAAGGAGCCTGTTTCTTTGCCTGTAAAATTTCCATTATTATTAGCTTCGGGTATTGAAGGCATTGCTGTTGGTCTGGCCTGTAAAATATTACCTCATAATTTTTGTGAACTGATACAAGGCTCTATTGATATTTTACGCAATAAAAAAACAAATATTCTACCCGATTTTGCTACCGGAGGTATTGCAGATTTCAAAAACTATAATGAAGGATTGCGTGGCGGACGCATTAAGGTGCGTGCAGTCATCGAACAGAAGGATAAAAAAACACTGCTGATTAAACAGATTCCATTCGGCACCACAACATCTTCACTCATTGACTCAATACTTTCTGCTAACGACAAAGGAAAAATAAAGGTTAAAAAGGTTGAAGACAACACTGCAGCAGAAGTTGAAATTGCAATTTATCTGCATCCTGACTCCAGCGAGGATATTGAAAAAACGAAAGAAGCACTTTATGCATTTACAGATTGTGAACTAAGCATAGCTCCCAACTCCTGTGTTATCCGAGATGGTAAACCAGAATTTCTGAATGTAAATGACATTCTGAAAGAATCAACTTACAATACATTGGAATTATTGAAACGTGAGTTGGAAATTGAGTTAAGTGAGTTAATGGAAGACTGGCATTTTTCTTCTCTTGAAAAAATATTTATCGAAAACCGTATTTATCGTAAAATTGAAGAATGCGAAACATGGGAAGCCGTAATTCAGGCCATTGACAAAGGATTAAATCCATTTAAAAAACTTTTAAAACGTGAAGTCACTCAGGATGATATTGTAAAGCTTACAGAAATAAAAATAAAACGCATTTCGAAATTTGATGCTAAGAAAGCTGACGAACATATTAAAGCCCTTAACGATAAAATAAAAGTTGTAAAAGATAATCTTAAAAATCTGATACCTTTTGCTATTGCTTATTTTAAAGAGTTACTTAAAAAATATGGTAAAGGTAAAGAGCGAAAAACCGTTATCAGCGAAGAAGGATTTGAGCAGATTGAAGTAAGAAAAGTAGTTATCAATAATGCCAAGTTATACGTAAACCGTGAAGAAGGATTTGCAGGATTTGGTTTGAAAAAAGATGAACTTGTTTGTGAATGTTCAGATATAGATGATGTACTTGCTATTACAGGTGATGGTAAGTTTGTAGTGAATCGGATATCGGATAAGAGCTATTACGGTAAAGACATTCGCTTCATAAAAGTGTTTGAGAAGAATGATGAAAATACCGTTTACAATATGGTGTACAGAGACGGCCCACGAGGTGATTTGTTTATCAAACGTTTTACTATTGGCGGCATCACACGTGAAAAAATATATGATTTGACCAAAGGAACTGAGAACTCTAAGATTATCTATCTAAGTATTTCCGGAACAGACAATGCCCCAACCATTCAGATAGTGCTAAAGCCACGACCTAAATTAAAGAATACGATATTTAATGTAAACTTTAATGAGATGTTGATAAAAAACCGTTCTGCTGTTGGCAATATTCTCACCAAATTTCCTGTTCACAAAATCTCTGAAGTAAGCAAAGGAAGATCTGAATCATCTGCAATGAAAAGCGCTGAGCCTTCAAAAAAAAACGACAAGGAAAGTGAACCTGAGCTTTTTGAATTTACAAAAGAAAAAAGCAATACCGAACAGGTAAAAACGCCCACACAAAAAGTGCAGATGAAAATGGAAATCTGA
- the rpmA gene encoding 50S ribosomal protein L27, translating to MAHKKGEGKVKNNRESHSKRLGIKIYGGQHAIAGNIIVRQRGTKHNAGEGVGMGKDHTLFALVDGKVVFKKKTDNKSYVYVTPVAQA from the coding sequence ATGGCACATAAAAAAGGCGAAGGTAAAGTAAAGAACAACCGCGAGTCGCACAGTAAACGTCTCGGAATTAAAATATATGGTGGGCAACATGCTATTGCAGGCAACATCATTGTACGTCAACGTGGCACCAAACACAATGCAGGTGAAGGTGTAGGTATGGGAAAAGATCATACCCTTTTTGCATTGGTTGATGGTAAAGTTGTTTTCAAGAAAAAAACTGATAACAAATCATACGTTTACGTTACACCTGTAGCACAAGCGTAA
- the rplU gene encoding 50S ribosomal protein L21 yields MYAIVNILGQQFKVEEKQQIFVHRLEGAEGEEVKFNDVLLVDNGGSIKVGKPSLSNASVSAKIISHVKGDKVLVFKKKRRKGYKKMNGHRQYMSKIEINSINA; encoded by the coding sequence ATGTACGCAATAGTAAACATATTAGGACAACAGTTTAAGGTTGAAGAAAAGCAGCAAATATTTGTACACCGTTTAGAAGGTGCAGAGGGCGAAGAAGTAAAATTCAACGATGTTTTATTGGTTGATAATGGTGGCAGCATAAAAGTTGGTAAGCCTTCATTATCCAATGCAAGTGTATCTGCAAAAATCATCAGCCATGTAAAAGGTGACAAAGTACTGGTGTTTAAGAAAAAAAGAAGAAAAGGATACAAGAAGATGAATGGTCATCGTCAGTATATGAGTAAAATTGAAATCAATTCCATTAACGCATAA
- a CDS encoding methyltransferase domain-containing protein translates to MRQQTLLNHITGIIAGFDFSVPLHHYLKNYFRQHKQLGSRDRKIISSGCYAYYRCALLMPNKSFEEQLALSFFITNETNLLSEYLFEKYRISKNDYNCLSERLGFVQQQGGITPDEAFLFLDLLPEEIDKKLFTESLFLQPLVWIRIRNGFGKSVLDELKLKEITPVKSISNALGFAPATALTTLESYTKGCFEIQDLSSQQTLSLLPGNCGQRMWDCCSGSGGKTLLLADRFPKASFLLTDLRTSSLQNAEARLNKTAFRNYKTLQADLTAELNLGEKFNVIIADVPCSGSGTWSRTPENFWNFDKKKIKDYTDLQLTIAKNATKHLNNNGMFLYLTCSAFADENEENVKYIAKQCNLNIVEQTLFHGYKYQSDTMFSCLMKLNG, encoded by the coding sequence ATGCGTCAACAAACATTACTTAATCATATAACCGGCATCATTGCCGGTTTTGATTTTTCTGTACCTCTGCATCACTATCTGAAAAACTATTTCAGGCAGCACAAACAACTTGGCAGCCGCGACAGAAAAATAATTTCATCGGGATGCTATGCCTACTATCGCTGTGCTTTGCTTATGCCAAACAAAAGTTTTGAAGAACAATTGGCATTGAGCTTTTTTATTACCAATGAAACAAATTTATTAAGCGAATATTTATTTGAAAAATACCGGATTTCAAAAAATGACTACAATTGCCTCTCGGAAAGACTGGGGTTTGTTCAACAACAAGGAGGCATAACTCCTGATGAAGCGTTTCTGTTTTTAGATTTACTGCCTGAAGAAATTGATAAAAAGTTATTTACTGAATCTTTGTTTCTACAACCATTAGTGTGGATAAGAATACGCAATGGTTTTGGAAAATCTGTATTAGATGAATTGAAGCTAAAAGAAATTACCCCAGTAAAAAGCATAAGTAATGCATTGGGTTTTGCCCCTGCCACAGCACTAACTACCCTTGAATCCTATACGAAAGGATGTTTTGAAATACAGGATTTATCATCGCAACAAACACTTTCGCTGCTGCCCGGTAACTGCGGACAACGTATGTGGGATTGCTGCAGTGGATCAGGTGGCAAAACATTGCTATTAGCCGACCGTTTTCCAAAAGCTTCGTTTCTTCTGACCGACTTACGCACCTCTTCACTTCAAAATGCAGAAGCAAGATTAAATAAAACTGCATTCAGAAACTATAAAACACTGCAAGCAGACCTTACGGCTGAATTAAACCTCGGTGAAAAATTTAATGTAATTATTGCTGATGTGCCATGCAGTGGTTCTGGTACCTGGAGTCGCACTCCTGAAAACTTTTGGAATTTTGATAAGAAAAAAATTAAGGACTATACCGACCTTCAACTGACCATTGCTAAAAATGCAACCAAGCATTTAAATAATAATGGCATGTTTCTGTACTTAACTTGCTCTGCTTTTGCTGATGAAAACGAAGAAAACGTTAAATACATTGCAAAACAATGTAACCTTAATATTGTGGAGCAAACACTTTTCCATGGATACAAATATCAATCCGACACCATGTTTAGTTGTTTGATGAAGTTGAATGGATAG